The following are encoded together in the Daucus carota subsp. sativus chromosome 5, DH1 v3.0, whole genome shotgun sequence genome:
- the LOC135152842 gene encoding uncharacterized protein LOC135152842: MTKAVCFLFTAVEVVARLFSEDTNSKVRSESKIVLPVASSGIAATLMPGGRTAHSRFKIPIVLDEYSMCNISQQSDIAKLIQQTSLIIWDEAPMQHRYAFECLDVLYAEVLAACIIRSKLWTNVHLHSLTKNMRIHKGTSPDEAKRMKEFSEWVLKVGDGKIERAPEAECEDDIVIPPEFCKITEDSCIDEMIRTTFPDLGTRYKDPKYLSERAILTPMNCTVSHVNSVIVDQIPGDSVSYFSVDHGEDFPGTKSELQHSFPPEYLNSLNVPGLPSHELKLKEGVVVMLMRNLNQTLGLCNGTRMMVTKLLPHCVQCEVISGSYVGTRHFIPRMELFPTDSTLPFKLLRKQMPLQICYAMTIINRKVNPLKQLVCSSLNLSSLMDSYTSQ; this comes from the exons ATGACGAAGGCCGTCTGTTTTTTGTTCACGGCAGTGGAGGTTGTGGCAAGACTTTTCTCTGAAGACACTAATTCTAAAGTCCGTTCTGAGAGTAAGATAGTTCTGCCAGTTGCAAGTTCAGGCATTGCAGCCACTCTCATGCCTGGAGGTAGAACGGCTCACTCAAGGTTTAAAATTCCTATTGTGTTGGATGAGTATTCAATGTGTAACATATCACAGCAGTCTGATATAGCCAAGCTTATCCAACAAACAAGCCTCATAATATGGGATGAAGCACCAATGCAACATCGTTATGCCTTCGAGTGTCTTGACGTTCTTTAC GCTGAGGTGTTGGCAGCATGTATAATACGATCAAAGTTGTGGACTAATGTCCACTTACACAGTCTCACCAAAAATATGCGCATACATAAAGGTACAAGTCCAGATGAGGCAAAGCGTATGAAAGAGTTTAGTGAATGGGTTTTGAAAGTTGGTGATGGGAAAATAGAGCGAGCTCCTGAAGCCGAATGTGAAGATGATATTGTCATTCCACCTGAGTTCTGTAAGATCACTGAAGACAGTTGTATAGACGAGATGATCAGGACCACGTTTCCAGATCTGGGAACTCGGTACAAGGACCCGAAATACCTCAGCGAAAGGGCAATACTCACTCCAATGAATTGCACTGTAAGTCATGTAAATTCTGTGATTGTTGATCAAATACCTGGAGATAGCGTATCCTATTTTAGTGTGGATCATGGAGAAGACTTCCCTGGAACAAAGTCTGAGCTACAACATAGCTTCCCCCCAGAGTATTTAAACTCCCTGAATGTTCCCGGATTGCCCAGCCATGAACTTAAACTTAAAGAAGGTGTAGTTGTCATGTTAATGCGTAACCTAAATCAAACTTTAGGTTTATGCAATGGTACAAGGATGATGGTCACTAAGCTGCTTCCACATTGTGTCCAATGCGAGGTGATTTCTGGTAGTTATGTTGGTACAAGGCATTTCATTCCACGAATGGAACTGTTCCCCACTGATTCCACACTTCCTTTCAAGCTTCTAAGGAAACAGATGCCTTTACAGATATGCTATGCCATGACAATAATAAATCGCAAGGTCAATCCCTTGAAACAGTTGGTTTGTTCCTCCCTAAACCTGTCTTCACTCATGGACAGTTATACGTCGCAGTAA
- the LOC135152845 gene encoding uncharacterized protein LOC135152845 has translation MHAFVPVFLMDKMQKMLHLGRMYCISNFQVKPLTAEDKWRSINIDRQILFTNQTKAKEIEEKDYFIAKNSFDFYDLADMKELSKQTTLLADVVGVVTKRDALRKINNRHGKEQLQVKMMISDGKSTLNVVLWDKMAEDFTRDIHKNKYEEPFILIIASGKVGMFRVCTSCYKQIDEEGGRLICKNCNNRFVPHPEKRFGICVLGKDNTGEINLLLMDRAIRSLFHKDVFELEEEYNGKFPSVFKKMEGGNYTVKLEVASFNIQDTDEMYIANDIHEGFDFQEPMEAEEYLQQPTEFSTGETSITTGSNIHLDNISTIGEGTS, from the exons ATGCATGCATTTGTGCCAGTGTTTCTCATGGACAAAATGCAGAAAATGCTGCACCTTGGCCGAATGTACTGCATCTCTAACTTCCAGGTTAAACCCTTGACTGCTGAGGACAAGTGGAGAAGTATAAACATTGATCGGCAAATTCTTTTTACAAATCAGACCAAGGCAAAAGAAATCGAAGAGAAAGATTATTTCATTGCAAAGAATAGTTTTGATTTCTACGATCTTGCCGACATGAAGGAACTATCAAAACAAACTACTCTACTTGCAG ATGTTGTTGGTGTTGTGACAAAgagagatgctctaagaaaaATAAACAATAGACATGGAAAAGAGCAACTACAAGTCAAAATGATGATTTCCGATGGAAA ATCAACTCTGAATGTTGTGCTTTGGGACAAAATGGCTGAGGATTTTACAAGAGATATTCACAAGAACAAGTATGAAGAGCCTTTCATCCTAATCATTGCAAGTGGTAAAGTTGGCATGTTTAGAG TCTGCACATCATGCTACAAGCAGATTGACGAAGAAGGTGGtcgtttaatttgtaaaaattgCAACAACAGATTTGTGCCACATCCAGAAAAGAG GTTTGGAATTTGTGTACTTGGTAAGGACAACACGGGGGAGATAAATTTATTACTCATGGACAGAGCAATACGGAGTTTATTTCACAAGGATGTGTTCGAGTTGGAGGAAGAG TACAATGGTAAATTCCCATCTGTTTTCAAAAAAATGGAAGGTGGGAACTATACTGTTAAACTAGAAGTTGCAAGTTTCAATATCCAAGACACCGACGAAATGTATATTGCAAATGACATACATGAAGGATTTGATTTCCAAGAGCCAATGGAGGCTGAGGAATATCTGCAACAGCCAACCGAGTTCTCTACCGGGGAG ACATCTATAACCACTGGAAGCAACATACACTTGGACAACATAAGCACCATTGGAGAAGGAACCAGTTGA
- the LOC135146813 gene encoding uncharacterized protein LOC135146813 isoform X2, with product MNTKSDEPVIMIIASAKIHEWKDEVSLTNFPATRVYLNSSHHSVRSIRKSLQDGTFYKTEMEIEDGAGLPKFTVKEILSLKEDYIDKKVQCKLTVKKVDQKVKWFAEYCIACDVDLELSGNKFKCPNCGKMKPYPDKRYQLITLCSDESGTIPVMWSDDEVTRLTGKTVYDFLADDVQDGESAYFPLPLKAFEKISCTFTLILKKENVVEGSNVYNAESVELINDKADMVLETTLCEDKSEEKRIETSATHSPVKNTTLSVKATELTIESNIHDKSPPTGKSSNKTRSRKTTETIDYDLEHAIPLGKRKSIKNEKYKN from the exons ATGAATACTAAATCAGATGAACCAGTCATCATGATCATAGCAAGTGCAAAAATTCATGAATGGAAGG ATGAAGTTAGTCTAACTAATTTTCCAGCTACCCGTGTCTATTTGAATAGCTCACACCACAGTGTGCGCTCAATACGGAAAAG CCTTCAAGATGGGACATTTTATAAAACAGAAATGGAAATTGAGGATGGAGCTGGATTACCCAAGTTCACTGTGAAAGAGATACTCAGCTTGAAGGAAGATTATATCGAC AAAAAAGTCCAATGCAAGCTCACTGTGAAAAAAGTTGATCAAAAGGTGAAATGGTTTGCCGAATATTGTATCGCCTGCGATGTTGATCTAGAATTGAGTGGGAACAAATTCAAATGTCCTAATTGTGGGAAGATGAAACCATACCCTGATAAAAG GTATCAGCTAATCACTTTATGTTCCGACGAAAGTGGAACTATACCTGTCAtgtggagtgatgatgaagttACGCGTCTTACTGGAAAGACCGTCTATGACTTTCTCGCTGATGATGTTCAG GATGGTGAGTCGGCTTACTTCCCATTGCCTCTGAAGGCTTTTGAAAAAATCTCATGTACATTTACCCTTATCTTGAAGAAGGAAAATGTAGTAGAAGGATCCAATGTTTACAATGCTGAGAGTGTCGAACTGATTAATGACAAAGCAGACATGGTTTTAGAGACAACCCTGTGTGAAGATAAAAGTGAAGAAAAACGCATTGAGACATCTGCAACGCATTCACCTGTCAAGAATACTACCCTTTCAGTGAAAGCTACTGAATTAACAATT GAGAGTAATATTCACGATAAGAGTCCACCAACTGGCAAATCTTCAAACAAAACAAGATCAAGGAAGACAACAGAGACAATTGACTATGATTTGGAGCATGCGATACCGCTTGGCAAGCGAAAATCCATCAAGAATGAGAAATACAAG AATTGA
- the LOC135152844 gene encoding uncharacterized protein LOC135152844, whose protein sequence is MTLLFFGRSLLHRLKRSFRFLPGYQNYIFSNGKKIDGVYNNESGKFKGLSKFCSILGLENFSQFNLVLFTYEEHGMSSVAFFDDHFVEVLFPGTPLSIGQNSENPTATGRIEIVVKPYHMYQYSYGVDVSTVHNSITAFWKKTDYINLHSGERSWKVQVKCRGVKNRRSTINNGWIQLREDLGLVEGDIVVLECAHFCGNHFALHVVKNDGA, encoded by the exons ATGACATTACTGTTTTTTGGCAGGAGCCTCCTGCATCGTTTAAAAAGATCATTTCGTTTTTTGCCTGGTTATCAGAACTATATTTTTAGTAATGGGAAGAAGATTGACGGGGTTTATAATAATGAAAGTGGTAAATTTAAAGGCCTGAGCAAATTTTGCTCCATTTTAGGCCTTGAGAATTTTAGCCAGTTTAACTTGGTGCTGTTCACTTATGAGGAACATGGGATGAGTTCTGTAGCTTTTTTTGATGATCACTTTGTTGAAGTACTATTCCCTGGAACGCCATTGTCTATTG GTCAAAACTCAGAGAATCCCACAGCTACTGGACGTATTGAGATTGTCGTGAAGCCTTATCACATGTACCAATACAGCTACGGAGTG GATGTGTCAACAGTGCATAACTCGATTACCGCTTTCTGGAAGAAGACAGACTACATCAACCTCCACTCAGGAGAAAGGTCATGGAAGGTGCAGGTCAAGTGTCGAGGTGTCAAAAACCGGCGTTCAACAATCAACAATGGATGGATCCAGCTTCGGGAGGATTTGGGATTGGTCGAAGGTGATATTGTGGTCTTAGAGTGTGCCCACTTTTGTGGTAATCATTTTGCTCTCCATGTTGTCAAGAATGATGGTGCATAG
- the LOC135146813 gene encoding uncharacterized protein LOC135146813 isoform X1: MNTKSDEPVIMIIASAKIHEWKDEVSLTNFPATRVYLNSSHHSVRSIRKSLQDGTFYKTEMEIEDGAGLPKFTVKEILSLKEDYIDKKVQCKLTVKKVDQKVKWFAEYCIACDVDLELSGNKFKCPNCGKMKPYPDKRYQLITLCSDESGTIPVMWSDDEVTRLTGKTVYDFLADDVQDGESAYFPLPLKAFEKISCTFTLILKKENVVEGSNVYNAESVELINDKADMVLETTLCEDKSEEKRIETSATHSPVKNTTLSVKATELTIVSFTLKQLYFERKTCTNHSFSQESNIHDKSPPTGKSSNKTRSRKTTETIDYDLEHAIPLGKRKSIKNEKYKN; the protein is encoded by the exons ATGAATACTAAATCAGATGAACCAGTCATCATGATCATAGCAAGTGCAAAAATTCATGAATGGAAGG ATGAAGTTAGTCTAACTAATTTTCCAGCTACCCGTGTCTATTTGAATAGCTCACACCACAGTGTGCGCTCAATACGGAAAAG CCTTCAAGATGGGACATTTTATAAAACAGAAATGGAAATTGAGGATGGAGCTGGATTACCCAAGTTCACTGTGAAAGAGATACTCAGCTTGAAGGAAGATTATATCGAC AAAAAAGTCCAATGCAAGCTCACTGTGAAAAAAGTTGATCAAAAGGTGAAATGGTTTGCCGAATATTGTATCGCCTGCGATGTTGATCTAGAATTGAGTGGGAACAAATTCAAATGTCCTAATTGTGGGAAGATGAAACCATACCCTGATAAAAG GTATCAGCTAATCACTTTATGTTCCGACGAAAGTGGAACTATACCTGTCAtgtggagtgatgatgaagttACGCGTCTTACTGGAAAGACCGTCTATGACTTTCTCGCTGATGATGTTCAG GATGGTGAGTCGGCTTACTTCCCATTGCCTCTGAAGGCTTTTGAAAAAATCTCATGTACATTTACCCTTATCTTGAAGAAGGAAAATGTAGTAGAAGGATCCAATGTTTACAATGCTGAGAGTGTCGAACTGATTAATGACAAAGCAGACATGGTTTTAGAGACAACCCTGTGTGAAGATAAAAGTGAAGAAAAACGCATTGAGACATCTGCAACGCATTCACCTGTCAAGAATACTACCCTTTCAGTGAAAGCTACTGAATTAACAATTGTGAGCTTTACACTTAAACAActttattttgaaagaaaaacgTGTACTAATCATTCTTTTTCTCAGGAGAGTAATATTCACGATAAGAGTCCACCAACTGGCAAATCTTCAAACAAAACAAGATCAAGGAAGACAACAGAGACAATTGACTATGATTTGGAGCATGCGATACCGCTTGGCAAGCGAAAATCCATCAAGAATGAGAAATACAAG AATTGA
- the LOC108219688 gene encoding uncharacterized protein LOC108219688, with protein MVKNAKTKRRNHKHPRPSNPPAIEDKKPTIVKTLPASLILEILCRTPVKSLVRFKCVSKSWLALLNHPTFIHMHLRFNTISRDTRLICNCNHFIALLSFSQPPIPVLNINRNFTTRPNYPRRINFPDFSKNMVLAGSINGVVCLTHYKEMLGRYVALWNPAINQWNPIELGRSRSWQNVSVGFGFDAVTCDYKIICIVPDYYTVPVSAVSFDMFIGWSSVEIYSANLGSWVNVPRRRTIPFSPYAYSQHCNFIVRGVPYWAGIDAGESATPRPLEVLGRIDPCTGSYMKVLYPQHIKNMSTRVLPVNLRGSVAALIHSPGEHPNQMVDLHVLDESTAKWTKLYTIGPLIFENLQIPQCFSTGELVLESWRGGINRVSDLLSCFCDPKTNLVLPNKEIEVLHPFWGDSYSHVESLVCVKGMVQIGKEQNDKKTKSKTRNCSELRELSSDFVFLQVRAMEFAGVIVEKWVKVLTNADLDSDEMRLPPKFVKKYVNRLKTNSLLKFRNGYEIATVFNHETGTFSGLSTMYEDFLFEVGQMLVFEFDGSCDFNVYVIDTDLTEVEYPPVLHHTQSGHPRVVSVKRGGLKFVYFVKEESPLYDELEPPASFKRSFRFFPGYQNYIFSNGKKIDGVYNNESGKFKGLSKFCSILGLENFSQFNLVLFTYEEHGMSSVAFFDDHFVEVLFPGTPLSIGQNSENPTATGRIEIVVKPYHMYQYSYGVDVSTVHNSITAFWKKTDYINLHSGERSWKVQVKCRGVKNRRSTINNGWIQLREDLGLVEGDIVVLECAHFCGNHFALHVVKNDGA; from the exons ATGGTGAAGAATGCAAAAACAAAGAGAAGAAATCATAAACACCCAAGACCCTCAAACCCCCCAGCAATTGAGGACAAGAAACCCACCATTGTAAAGACTCTCCCAGCAAGTCTTATTCTTGAAATTCTTTGCAGAACCCCTGTAAAATCTCTGGTAAGATTTAAGTGTGTTTCGAAATCTTGGCTTGCTCTGCTTAATCACCCCACTTTTATCCACATGCATCTTCGTTTCAATACTATTTCAAGAGACACACGGCTTATATGCAATTGTAATCATTTCATTGCTTTGTTAAGCTTCAGTCAGCCCCCCATTCCTGTCCTAAACATCAATAGGAACTTCACTACTAGGCCTAATTACCCTAGGAGAATTAACTTCCCTGATTTCTCCAAGAATATGGTACTTGCTGGTTCGATTAATGGGGTAGTGTGTCTGACTCATTATAAAGAAATGTTGGGGCGTTATGTGGCATTGTGGAACCCGGCTATAAATCAGTGGAATCCGATTGAGCTTGGTCGATCCAGGTCATGGCAAAATGTGTCGGTTGGTTTTGGGTTTGATGCAGTGACTTGTGATTACAAGATTATTTGCATTGTTCCGGATTATTACACTGTTCCTGTTAGtgctgtttcttttgatatgttcATTGGATGGTCTTCGGTTGAGATTTACTCTGCAAACCTGGGTTCTTGGGTAAATGTTCCTAGAAGGAGAACGATTCCTTTCTCTCCCTATGCTTATTCACAAcattgtaattttattgttaGAGGTGTTCCATATTGGGCAGGGATAGATGCAGGGGAGTCAGCGACTCCTCGTCCGCTGGAGGTTTTGGGGAGAATTGATCCCTGCACTGGTTCATATATGAAGGTATTGTATCCCCAGCATATCAAGAATATGAGTACTAGGGTTCTTCCTGTGAACTTGAGGGGTTCAGTTGCGGCTCTAATTCATTCTCCTGGTGAGCATCCGAACCAGATGGTTGATTTGCATGTGCTGGATGAGAGCACTGCTAAGTGGACAAAGTTGTATACTATTGGGCCCCTCATTTTTGAAAACCTGCAGATTCCTCAGTGCTTTAGCACTGGTGAGCTTGTACTTGAGTCGTGGAGAGGGGGCATAAATCGTGTTTCAGATCTGCTTTCTTGTTTCTGTGACCCTAAAACTAATCTCGTGCTTCCTAACAAAGAAATTGAGGTGTTACATCCATTCTGGGGTGATTCCTACAGTCATGTAGAAAGCCTAGTATGTGTCAAGGGAATGGTGCAAATCGGGAAGGAGCAGAATGACAAGAAGACCAAGTCCAAGACGAGGAACTG TTCTGAATTGAGGGAATTATCTTCCGATTTTGTCTTTCTCCAGGTAAG AGCAATGGAGTTTGCAGGCGTCATTGTAGAGAAGTGGGTTAAAGTATTGACCAATGCTGATCTGGACTCAGATGAGAtg CGATTGCCGCCTAAGTTTGTTAAGAAATATGTTAATCGGCTTAAAACAAATTCCCTGTTGAAATTTCGTAATGGTTACGAAATAGCCACTGTCTTCAACCATGAAACCGGAACATTCAGTGGACTGTCTACTATGTATGAGGACTTTCTCTTTGAAGTGGGTCAGATGCTAGTGTTTGAGTTTGATGGTTCTTGTGATTTCAATGTTTATGTCATCGACACTGATCTTACAGAGGTTGAGTACCCTCCAGTTCTTCATCATACACAGAGTGGGCATCCTCGTGTTG TTTCTGTGAAAAGAGGTGGCttgaaatttgtttattttgtcaAAGAGGAGTCGCCCCTTTATGATGAATTA GAGCCTCCTGCATCGTTTAAAAGATCATTTCGTTTTTTTCCTGGTTATCAGAACTATATTTTTAGTAATGGGAAGAAGATTGACGGGGTTTATAATAATGAAAGTGGTAAATTTAAAGGCCTGAGCAAATTTTGCTCCATTTTAGGCCTTGAGAATTTTAGCCAGTTTAACTTGGTGCTGTTCACTTATGAGGAACATGGGATGAGTTCTGTAGCTTTTTTTGATGATCACTTTGTTGAAGTACTATTCCCTGGAACGCCATTGTCTATTG GTCAAAACTCAGAGAATCCCACAGCTACTGGACGTATTGAGATTGTCGTGAAGCCTTATCACATGTACCAATACAGCTACGGAGTG GATGTGTCAACAGTGCATAACTCGATTACCGCTTTCTGGAAGAAGACAGACTACATCAACCTCCACTCAGGAGAAAGGTCATGGAAGGTGCAGGTCAAGTGTCGAGGTGTCAAAAACCGGCGTTCAACAATCAACAATGGATGGATCCAGCTTAGGGAGGATTTGGGATTGGTCGAAGGTGATATTGTGGTCTTAGAGTGTGCCCACTTTTGTGGTAATCATTTTGCTCTCCATGTTGTCAAGAATGATGGTGCATAG
- the LOC108203590 gene encoding uncharacterized protein LOC108203590, with product MSFNQHSPLSELHPSRYDWSIRVRAQSIWESRSKEKNEFRGFNVIFIDDSNVRIHAFIASNISHNYKDSLQEGALYRVYNFSVKRYNGDETYRAVRNSKHIYFNNDTKLIKDNGTGLRIHPQSFDFFALEDVQKMKKDNRFLIDVVGVIDVLPKKSLYQKDNAEKFNVKCTITDGRYVNTYISTLLNSK from the exons ATGTCTTTCAATCAGCATTCACCTCTGTCCGAGTTACATCCTTCAAGGTATGACTGGAGCATCCGAGTACGAGCGCAATCAATATGGGAAAGCAGAAGCAAAGAAAAAAATGAGTTTCGGGGCTTTAATGTCATCTTCATTGATGATTCT AATGTTAGGATACATGCCTTCATTGCTTCAAACATCTCCCACAACTATAAGGACTCTCTTCAAGAAGGAGCTCTTTACAGAGTTTATAATTTCTCTGTCAAAAGATACAATGGAGATGAAACTTACCGTGCAGTGCGGAATTCAAAGCACATTTATTTCAACAATGATACAAAACTTATTAAAGATAATGGAACTGGACTAAGAATTCATCCACAGAGTTTTGATTTCTTTGCCTTGGAGGATGTTCAAAAAATGAAGAAGGATAATCGGTTCTTGATAG ATGTTGTTGGAGTGATTGATGTGTTACCGAAGAAATCACTTTATCAAAAGGACAATGCTGAGAAGTTTAATGTGAAGTGTACTATAACAGATGGGAGGTATGTCAATACTTATATTTCCACACTGTTAAATAGTAAGTAG
- the LOC135152843 gene encoding uncharacterized protein LOC135152843, giving the protein MEFAGVIVEKWVKVLTNADLDSDEMRLPPKFVKKYVNRLKTNSLLKFRNGYEIATVFNHETGTFSGLSTMYEDFLFEVGQMLVFEFDGSCDFNVYVIDTDLTEVEYPPVLHHTQSGHPRVVSVKRGGLKFVYFVKEESPLYDD; this is encoded by the exons ATGGAGTTTGCAGGCGTCATTGTAGAGAAGTGGGTTAAAGTATTGACCAATGCTGATCTGGACTCAGATGAGAtg CGATTGCCGCCTAAGTTTGTTAAGAAATATGTTAATCGGCTTAAAACAAATTCCCTGTTGAAATTTCGTAATGGTTACGAAATAGCCACTGTCTTCAACCATGAAACCGGAACATTCAGTGGACTGTCTACTATGTATGAGGACTTTCTCTTTGAAGTGGGTCAGATGCTAGTGTTTGAGTTTGATGGTTCTTGTGATTTCAATGTTTATGTCATCGACACTGATCTTACAGAGGTTGAGTACCCTCCAGTTCTTCATCATACACAGAGTGGGCATCCTCGTGTTG TTTCTGTGAAAAGAGGTGGCttgaaatttgtttattttgtcaAAGAGGAGTCGCCCCTTTATGATGATTAG
- the LOC108221518 gene encoding uncharacterized protein LOC108221518, with protein sequence MHAFVPVFLMDKMQKMLHLGRMYCISNFQVKPLTAEDKWRSINIDRQILFTNQTKAKEIEEKDYFIAKNSFDFYDLADMKELSKQTTLLADVVGVVTKRDALRKINNRHGKEQLQVKMMISDGKSTLNVVLWDKMAEDFTRDIHKNKYEEPFILIIASGKVGMFREELDICNFSPTAYYINYNHHSVVQLRKIANDILKKSNNDSSIEKKSLRLMTVEDIKKVREDYIQQEVVCQVEIKHVEVCDAWYYLVCTSCYKQIDEEGGRLICKNCNNRFVPHPEKRFGICVLGKDNTGEINLLLMDRAIRSLFHKDVFELEEEYNGKFPSVFKKMEGGNYTVKLEVASFNIQDTDEMYIANDIHEGFDFQEPMEAEEYLQQPTEFSTGETSITTGSNIHLDNISTIGEGTS encoded by the exons ATGCATGCATTTGTGCCAGTGTTTCTCATGGACAAAATGCAGAAAATGCTGCACCTTGGCCGAATGTACTGCATCTCTAACTTCCAGGTTAAACCCTTGACTGCTGAGGACAAGTGGAGAAGTATAAACATTGATCGGCAAATTCTTTTTACAAATCAGACCAAGGCAAAAGAAATCGAAGAGAAAGATTATTTCATTGCAAAGAATAGTTTTGATTTCTACGATCTTGCCGACATGAAGGAACTATCAAAACAAACTACTCTACTTGCAG ATGTTGTTGGTGTTGTGACAAAgagagatgctctaagaaaaATAAACAATAGACATGGAAAAGAGCAACTACAAGTCAAAATGATGATTTCCGATGGAAA ATCAACTCTGAATGTTGTGCTTTGGGACAAAATGGCTGAGGATTTTACAAGAGATATTCACAAGAACAAGTATGAAGAGCCTTTCATCCTAATCATTGCAAGTGGTAAAGTTGGCATGTTTAGAG AGGAACTGGACATTTGCAACTTCTCACCTACAGCCTATTACATCAACTACAACCACCACAGTGTGGTGCAACTGCGTAAAAT TGCTAATGATATACTGAAGAAAAGCAACAATGATTCTTCGATAGAGAAAAAGAGTTTGAGGTTGATGACAGTTGAAGATATAAAGAAAGTCAGAGAGGATTACATACAG CAAGAGGTGGTATGCCAAGTTGAAATAAAACATGTTGAGGTTTGTGATGCATGGTACTATTTAGTCTGCACATCATGCTACAAGCAGATTGACGAAGAAGGTGGtcgtttaatttgtaaaaattgCAACAACAGATTTGTGCCACATCCAGAAAAGAG GTTTGGAATTTGTGTACTTGGTAAGGACAACACGGGGGAGATAAATTTATTACTCATGGACAGAGCAATACGGAGTTTATTTCACAAGGATGTGTTCGAGTTGGAGGAAGAG TACAATGGTAAATTCCCATCTGTTTTCAAAAAAATGGAAGGTGGGAACTATACTGTTAAACTAGAAGTTGCAAGTTTCAATATCCAAGACACCGACGAAATGTATATTGCAAATGACATACATGAAGGATTTGATTTCCAAGAGCCAATGGAGGCTGAGGAATATCTGCAACAGCCAACCGAGTTCTCTACCGGGGAG ACATCTATAACCACTGGAAGCAACATACACTTGGACAACATAAGCACCATTGGAGAAGGAACCAGTTGA